A genome region from Thermomonospora amylolytica includes the following:
- a CDS encoding LysR substrate-binding domain-containing protein produces MAQLRAFLALARHLHFRDAAAALRMSQPALSGSVAALEEALGTRLVERTTRRVLLTPAGERVAKRAEMVLDELERLVDEVRATRGPLAGPLRLGVIPTVGPYLLPAVLPRLARDFPQAELSVREQQTEHVVADLAAGRIDAAILALPVPASGVREVPLYEEEFLLAVPAALTGLPSPVPREILGELDVILLNEGHCLRDQALDLCRQVGARAAAATYATSLATLVQLVCGGLGVTLLPQTAVPVENRRGDSLAVHRFTAPAPSRRIGLAFRETSPRAEEFQELARCIREAVAEAHPEVRVEG; encoded by the coding sequence GTGGCGCAGCTTCGGGCGTTCCTGGCACTGGCGCGGCATCTGCACTTCCGCGACGCCGCCGCCGCCCTGCGGATGAGCCAGCCGGCCCTGTCGGGATCGGTGGCCGCGCTGGAGGAGGCGCTGGGCACCAGGTTGGTCGAGCGCACGACGCGCCGGGTGCTGCTGACGCCTGCGGGGGAGCGGGTGGCCAAGCGCGCCGAGATGGTGCTGGACGAGCTGGAACGGCTGGTCGACGAGGTCAGGGCGACGCGCGGCCCGCTGGCCGGGCCGTTGCGGCTGGGCGTGATCCCCACGGTCGGCCCGTACCTGCTGCCCGCCGTGCTGCCCCGGCTGGCCCGCGACTTCCCCCAGGCCGAGCTGTCGGTGCGCGAGCAGCAGACCGAGCACGTCGTCGCTGACCTGGCGGCCGGGCGCATCGACGCGGCGATCCTGGCGCTGCCGGTCCCCGCCTCCGGGGTGCGGGAGGTGCCGCTGTACGAGGAGGAGTTCCTGCTCGCCGTCCCCGCCGCGCTCACCGGGCTGCCCTCCCCGGTGCCCCGGGAGATCCTCGGCGAGCTGGACGTGATCCTGCTGAACGAGGGGCACTGCCTGCGCGACCAGGCCCTGGACCTGTGCCGGCAGGTCGGCGCGCGGGCGGCCGCCGCCACCTACGCGACGAGCCTGGCGACGCTGGTGCAACTGGTGTGCGGCGGGCTGGGCGTGACGTTGCTCCCGCAGACGGCGGTGCCCGTGGAGAACCGCCGTGGCGACTCCCTGGCGGTGCACCGGTTCACCGCCCCGGCCCCGTCCCGGCGGATCGGGCTGGCGTTCCGGGAGACCTCGCCGCGCGCCGAGGAGTTCCAGGAGCTGGCCCGCTGCATCCGCGAGGCGGTCGCCGAGGCCCATCCCGAGGTCCGCGTCGAGGGCTGA
- a CDS encoding glycosyltransferase family 4 protein: protein MKITYALLHAYGLGGTIRTVINQANAMAEAGHDVQIASVIRRRETPQFPVNPRVRMVTVTDLRGRPAPPKPPAGRPARLVARLLARRRSALPPGDRPGTEVPVGEAAKATFTREVEDRFIAFLQTLETDVLVTTRPGLNLMSARHGPRHIVRVAQDHMHLGRYKPAVREAILADYPMLDAVVSLTRQDEAEYREALGDRVRTAQIPNPLHTLDVPRTDHSAKIVVAAGRLTRQKGFDLLIEAFTQVAERHPDWTLRIYGAGPQEKRLRRMIHQRHLYNHVFLMGTAQGLDAELAQASIYALSSRFEGFAMVVLEALNCGLALAGFDCPTGPREIIRDGDNGLLVPPQDAGALGAALCRLIEDRGLRRRLGTAAVGTAAEYGPAQIRARWETLFTELLNARADRVNGRPPGSPLPV from the coding sequence ATGAAGATCACCTACGCGCTGCTGCACGCCTACGGCCTGGGCGGCACCATCCGCACCGTCATCAACCAGGCCAACGCGATGGCCGAGGCCGGGCATGACGTCCAGATCGCCAGCGTGATCCGCCGCCGCGAGACCCCCCAGTTCCCCGTCAACCCGCGGGTCCGCATGGTCACCGTGACCGACCTGCGCGGCCGTCCCGCCCCGCCCAAGCCGCCCGCCGGGCGACCGGCCCGTCTGGTGGCGCGCCTGCTGGCCCGCCGGCGCTCCGCGCTCCCGCCCGGCGACCGGCCCGGCACCGAGGTGCCGGTGGGGGAGGCCGCCAAGGCCACGTTCACCCGCGAGGTCGAGGACCGCTTCATCGCGTTCCTGCAGACCCTCGAGACGGACGTGCTGGTCACCACCCGCCCCGGGCTGAACCTCATGTCCGCCCGGCACGGGCCGCGCCACATCGTCCGGGTCGCCCAGGACCACATGCACCTGGGCCGCTACAAGCCCGCCGTGCGGGAGGCGATCCTGGCCGACTACCCGATGCTGGACGCGGTGGTCTCGCTGACCCGCCAGGACGAGGCCGAGTACCGGGAGGCGCTCGGCGACCGGGTGCGCACCGCGCAGATCCCCAACCCGCTGCACACCCTGGACGTGCCGCGCACCGACCACTCCGCCAAGATCGTCGTGGCGGCCGGCCGGCTCACCAGGCAGAAGGGCTTCGACCTGCTGATCGAGGCGTTCACCCAGGTCGCCGAGCGGCACCCGGACTGGACGCTGCGGATCTACGGGGCCGGGCCGCAGGAGAAGCGGCTGCGCCGGATGATCCACCAGCGGCACCTGTACAACCACGTGTTCCTGATGGGGACCGCGCAGGGCCTGGACGCCGAACTGGCGCAGGCCTCGATCTACGCGCTCAGCAGCCGGTTCGAGGGCTTCGCGATGGTGGTGCTGGAGGCGCTGAACTGCGGGCTCGCGCTGGCCGGCTTCGACTGCCCGACCGGTCCCCGGGAGATCATCCGGGACGGCGACAACGGGCTGCTGGTGCCGCCGCAGGACGCCGGGGCGCTGGGCGCGGCGCTGTGCCGGCTGATCGAGGACCGCGGGCTGCGGCGCCGGCTGGGCACGGCGGCCGTGGGCACCGCCGCCGAGTACGGCCCGGCGCAGATCCGCGCCCGCTGGGAGACGCTGTTCACCGAGTTGCTGAACGCCCGCGCCGACCGGGTGAACGGCCGCCCGCCCGGTTCCCCACTGCCCGTGTAG
- a CDS encoding CDP-alcohol phosphatidyltransferase family protein, which yields MATFSLDDVRKVCKGRDAWWTVFLVDPIAIRLTLAVANRTAITPNQLTAVAFALGLGAAGCFALASPGWLVLGALLYHVGFVVDCMDGKIARLKGTGTTFGAWLDFMLDRVRDTLCALALTVGQYARTGHTAYLYAGMAILALDMFRYVNGPQIVKARRAMRSALNTARRRAEGPEEEAAGAAPPADPSPAARTDVSLPARMSFSPSAHADPSPPARADVFPPARSESDLHQEFDSRFPWYRRIRRYLLRRRVRTHLVSGIEFQMAVFIVGPLTGAVIPAVAVAGAGLAFFELVIIYKFWLSTRAHARVIAALEECAREQDAGYGPAMTRQGLARVAAEKE from the coding sequence ATGGCGACGTTTTCCCTGGATGACGTGCGCAAGGTCTGCAAGGGCCGGGACGCGTGGTGGACTGTCTTCCTGGTCGATCCGATCGCGATCCGGCTGACGCTGGCGGTCGCGAACCGGACGGCGATCACCCCGAACCAGCTCACCGCCGTCGCCTTCGCGCTCGGCCTGGGCGCCGCGGGCTGCTTCGCGCTGGCCTCCCCCGGCTGGCTGGTGCTCGGTGCGCTGCTCTACCACGTGGGCTTCGTGGTGGACTGCATGGACGGCAAGATCGCGCGGCTCAAGGGCACCGGCACGACGTTCGGGGCCTGGCTGGACTTCATGCTGGACCGGGTCCGCGACACGCTGTGCGCGCTCGCCCTGACCGTCGGCCAGTACGCGCGCACCGGCCATACGGCGTACCTGTACGCGGGGATGGCGATCCTCGCGCTGGACATGTTCCGGTACGTCAACGGGCCGCAGATCGTGAAGGCCAGGCGCGCCATGCGGTCGGCGCTGAACACGGCGCGACGGCGGGCGGAGGGCCCCGAGGAGGAGGCCGCCGGGGCCGCCCCGCCCGCGGATCCCTCTCCGGCCGCCCGTACGGATGTCTCCCTGCCCGCCCGCATGAGCTTCTCCCCGTCCGCCCACGCGGACCCTTCCCCGCCCGCCCGCGCGGATGTCTTCCCGCCCGCCCGCAGCGAGTCCGACCTGCACCAGGAGTTCGACAGCCGCTTCCCCTGGTACCGCAGGATCCGCCGGTACCTGCTGCGCCGCCGGGTCCGCACCCATCTGGTGAGCGGGATCGAGTTCCAGATGGCGGTGTTCATCGTCGGCCCGCTGACCGGGGCGGTCATCCCCGCGGTGGCGGTGGCCGGCGCCGGGCTGGCGTTCTTCGAACTGGTGATCATCTACAAGTTCTGGCTGTCCACCCGGGCGCACGCC
- a CDS encoding Uma2 family endonuclease, whose protein sequence is MVVFAVDGDFSASWYQPGVWTEEEYLKLPSDGPKVELVGGSLLVSPAPSKPHQRLMRRLAALIEESAPDDLVAEIEINVRIDHDVILIPDVVVTSEIDDDVVVHDPKHILLVAEVRSPANRGEKWIRKYALYAQAAIPWFAVVEMDAHKRPTVILQRLEEGTYVEHARAACGQSLKLPDPIGSIDPADLLKRRV, encoded by the coding sequence ATGGTGGTGTTCGCGGTGGACGGCGACTTCTCGGCGTCCTGGTACCAGCCGGGCGTGTGGACGGAGGAGGAGTACCTTAAGCTCCCCTCGGACGGACCGAAGGTCGAGCTGGTCGGCGGGAGCCTGCTCGTGAGCCCCGCGCCCAGCAAGCCCCACCAGCGGCTGATGCGCCGGCTCGCCGCGCTGATCGAGGAGTCGGCGCCCGATGACCTCGTGGCCGAGATCGAGATCAACGTCCGGATCGACCATGACGTGATCCTCATCCCCGACGTGGTCGTCACCTCGGAGATCGACGACGATGTCGTGGTCCACGACCCCAAGCACATACTGCTGGTCGCCGAGGTCCGGTCGCCGGCCAACCGCGGTGAGAAATGGATCAGGAAGTACGCCCTGTACGCACAGGCGGCGATTCCGTGGTTCGCCGTGGTCGAGATGGACGCCCACAAGCGGCCCACGGTGATCCTGCAGCGGCTCGAGGAGGGAACCTACGTCGAGCACGCTCGAGCGGCCTGCGGCCAGTCGCTGAAGCTGCCGGACCCCATCGGCTCGATCGATCCGGCGGATCTGCTCAAGCGGCGGGTCTGA
- a CDS encoding peroxiredoxin, which yields MLTVGDKFPEYELTACVSLDPDKAFETINHKTYEGKWRVVFFWPKDFTFVCPTEIAEFGRLNDEFADRDAQVLGASVDNEFVHFAWRKDHPDLRDIPFPMMSDLNRELSSALGILTPDGVAQRATFIVDPNNEIQFAMVTAGSVGRNVKEVLRVLDALQSDELCPCNWNKGEETLDAKKLMAGA from the coding sequence GTGCTCACCGTCGGTGACAAGTTCCCCGAGTACGAACTGACCGCCTGCGTCTCGCTGGACCCGGACAAGGCGTTCGAGACCATCAACCACAAGACCTACGAGGGCAAGTGGCGGGTGGTGTTCTTCTGGCCCAAGGACTTCACCTTCGTCTGTCCCACCGAGATCGCCGAGTTCGGCCGGCTGAACGACGAGTTCGCCGACCGCGACGCCCAGGTCCTCGGCGCCTCCGTGGACAACGAGTTCGTCCACTTCGCCTGGCGCAAGGACCACCCGGACCTGCGCGACATCCCGTTCCCGATGATGAGCGACCTCAACCGGGAACTGTCCTCGGCGCTCGGCATCCTCACCCCGGACGGCGTCGCCCAGCGCGCCACCTTCATCGTCGACCCGAACAACGAGATCCAGTTCGCCATGGTCACCGCGGGCTCGGTCGGCCGGAACGTCAAGGAGGTCCTGCGGGTCCTCGACGCCCTGCAGTCCGACGAGCTGTGCCCGTGCAACTGGAACAAGGGCGAGGAGACCCTGGACGCCAAGAAGCTCATGGCCGGCGCCTGA
- a CDS encoding GMC oxidoreductase, producing the protein MAFDFDVLVVGSGFGGSVSALRLTEKGYKVAVAEIGRRFDDPEGGPGERHRRLPKTSWRARDYLWAPGLGMTGIQRIHVLRGEKGSRVMVLAGAGVGGGSLVYANTLYEPLQPFYDDPQWSHITDWRAELAPYYDQAKRMLGVVANPTRTPADEAMKRVADRMGRGDTFHHTPVGVLFGDRPRQEVDDPYFGGAGPRRRTCHECGECMTGCRHGAKNMLTENYLYLAEKAGAKIMPMTGVRSVTPLPGGGYEVEIVRTGSQGRHRRRLRVEQVVFAAGTYGTQKLLHRMKATGRLPRLSDRLGVLTRTNSEAILGAERFRRKGEDHSKGVAITSSFHPDEQTHVEPVRYGKGSNAMGLLRSLLVDGPAEDGSGATPRWLKFLGHAATHPWDLPRLVNLRHWSERTVIALVMQARNNSITLRPRKGPFGWGLWASHGHGEPNPTWIPAGHQATRMLAEEIGGMPGGSWLDLFDIPTTAHFIGGCAIGDSPQTGVIDPYHRVYGHEGLHIVDGSAISANLGVNPSLTITAQAERAMAMWPNRGEEDPRPALGSPYRRIAPVTPKNPVVPTAAPAALRLPIVEVS; encoded by the coding sequence ATGGCATTCGACTTCGACGTGCTCGTCGTCGGCTCCGGGTTCGGCGGCAGCGTCTCGGCGCTCCGGCTGACCGAGAAGGGCTACAAGGTCGCGGTCGCCGAGATCGGCCGCCGCTTCGACGACCCCGAGGGCGGGCCGGGCGAGCGGCACCGCAGGCTGCCCAAGACCTCCTGGCGCGCCCGCGACTACCTGTGGGCGCCCGGCCTGGGCATGACCGGCATCCAGCGGATCCACGTGCTGCGCGGCGAGAAGGGCAGCCGGGTCATGGTGCTGGCCGGGGCGGGCGTCGGCGGCGGCTCCCTGGTGTACGCCAACACCCTGTACGAGCCGCTGCAGCCGTTCTACGACGACCCGCAGTGGAGCCACATCACCGACTGGCGGGCCGAGCTGGCGCCGTACTACGACCAGGCCAAGCGGATGCTCGGCGTGGTCGCCAACCCGACCCGGACCCCCGCGGACGAGGCGATGAAGCGGGTGGCCGACCGGATGGGCCGCGGCGACACGTTCCACCACACCCCGGTCGGCGTGCTGTTCGGCGACCGGCCGCGGCAGGAGGTCGACGACCCCTACTTCGGCGGGGCCGGGCCGCGCCGCCGCACCTGCCACGAGTGCGGCGAGTGCATGACCGGCTGCCGGCACGGCGCCAAGAACATGCTGACCGAGAACTACCTGTACCTGGCCGAAAAGGCGGGCGCCAAGATCATGCCGATGACCGGCGTGCGGTCGGTGACCCCGCTGCCCGGCGGCGGCTACGAGGTGGAGATCGTGCGCACCGGCTCGCAGGGCCGGCACCGCCGCAGGCTGCGGGTCGAGCAGGTGGTGTTCGCGGCGGGCACGTACGGCACCCAGAAACTGCTGCACCGGATGAAGGCGACCGGCCGCCTGCCGCGCCTGTCCGACCGGCTCGGCGTGCTCACCCGCACCAACTCCGAGGCGATCCTGGGCGCCGAACGGTTCCGCCGCAAGGGCGAGGACCACTCCAAGGGCGTCGCGATCACCTCCTCGTTCCACCCCGACGAGCAGACCCACGTGGAGCCCGTCCGGTACGGCAAGGGCTCGAACGCGATGGGCCTGCTGCGGTCGCTGCTGGTGGACGGCCCCGCCGAGGACGGCTCGGGCGCGACGCCGCGCTGGCTGAAGTTCCTCGGCCACGCCGCCACCCACCCGTGGGACCTGCCCCGGCTGGTCAACCTGCGGCACTGGTCGGAACGCACCGTCATCGCCCTGGTCATGCAGGCGCGCAACAACTCGATCACCCTCCGGCCCCGCAAAGGCCCGTTCGGCTGGGGGCTGTGGGCCTCGCACGGCCACGGCGAGCCCAACCCGACCTGGATCCCGGCCGGGCACCAGGCCACCCGGATGCTCGCCGAGGAGATCGGCGGGATGCCCGGCGGGTCGTGGCTGGACCTGTTCGACATCCCCACCACGGCGCACTTCATCGGCGGATGCGCGATCGGCGACTCCCCGCAGACCGGCGTGATCGACCCGTACCACCGGGTCTACGGGCACGAGGGCCTGCACATCGTGGACGGCTCGGCGATCTCGGCCAACCTGGGCGTCAACCCGTCGCTGACCATCACCGCGCAGGCCGAACGGGCGATGGCGATGTGGCCGAACCGGGGCGAGGAGGACCCCCGTCCCGCACTCGGCTCCCCGTACCGCCGGATCGCCCCGGTCACGCCGAAGAACCCGGTGGTCCCCACGGCCGCCCCCGCCGCGCTGCGGCTGCCGATCGTCGAGGTGAGCTGA
- a CDS encoding carboxymuconolactone decarboxylase family protein, with protein MSVDALKNALPAYAKDTKLNLGSVTSTSQLTEQQLWGTVLACALATRSPQVIRELAEEAGDHLSAEAFEAAKAAASIMAMNNVYYRATHLIGDETYSTLPARLRMTVIGKPGVDKADFELWCLAVSAINGCGRCLESHEKVLREQGLSRELVQEALRIAAVINATAATLDAEAVLTPATV; from the coding sequence ATGAGCGTTGACGCGCTGAAGAACGCCCTTCCGGCGTACGCCAAGGACACCAAGCTCAACCTGGGTTCGGTGACCTCCACCTCGCAGCTCACCGAGCAGCAGCTGTGGGGCACCGTGCTGGCCTGCGCGCTGGCCACCCGCAGCCCCCAGGTGATCCGCGAGCTGGCCGAGGAGGCCGGCGACCACCTGTCGGCCGAGGCGTTCGAGGCCGCCAAGGCCGCCGCGTCGATCATGGCCATGAACAACGTCTACTACCGGGCCACCCACCTGATCGGCGACGAGACCTACTCGACCCTGCCCGCCCGGCTCCGGATGACCGTCATCGGCAAGCCCGGCGTCGACAAGGCCGACTTCGAGCTGTGGTGCCTGGCCGTCTCCGCCATCAACGGCTGCGGCCGCTGCCTGGAGTCGCACGAGAAGGTCCTGCGCGAGCAGGGCCTGTCCCGCGAGCTCGTCCAGGAGGCCCTGCGCATCGCCGCGGTGATCAACGCCACCGCCGCCACCCTGGACGCCGAGGCCGTCCTGACCCCCGCCACCGTCTGA
- the guaA gene encoding glutamine-hydrolyzing GMP synthase produces the protein MSLEQVEQSFDTVLVVDFGAQYAQLIARRVRECNVFSEIVPCTMPVAEMLAKRPKAIILSGGPSSVYEPGAPSAPDGLFETGVPTLGICYGHQVMAQALGGVVENSDVAEYGGTTVNVVDGGVLLAGLPTVQSVWMSHRDHTSAAPAGFRITARTDVTPVAAMEHPERGLYGVQFHPEVLHTEHGMQVLRRFLFEAAGCRPGWTMVNIAEEAIETIRAQVGGKRAICGLSGGVDSAVAAALVQRAIGSQLTCVFVDHGLLRKGEAEQVEKDFVAATGVDLHVVDAQERFLNALAGVTDPETKRKIIGREFIRVFEAAAREIVEAHAGEVADVEFLVQGTLYPDVVESGGGTGAANIKSHHNVGGLPEDLKFTLVEPLRTLFKDEVRALGEQLGLPAEIVWRHPFPGPGLAIRIIGEVTRERLDVLREADAIAREELTRAGLDRDIWQFPVVLLADVRSVGVQGDSRTYGHPVVLRPVTSEDAMTADWARLPYDVLQRISTRITNEVREINRVVVDITSKPPGTIEWE, from the coding sequence GTGTCCCTCGAGCAGGTCGAGCAGTCCTTCGACACCGTGCTCGTCGTCGACTTCGGCGCGCAGTACGCGCAGCTGATCGCGCGGCGCGTACGCGAGTGCAACGTGTTCAGCGAGATCGTCCCGTGCACCATGCCGGTGGCGGAGATGCTGGCCAAGCGGCCCAAGGCGATCATCCTGTCCGGCGGGCCGTCCTCGGTCTACGAGCCGGGCGCCCCGTCCGCGCCGGACGGCCTGTTCGAGACCGGGGTGCCGACCCTGGGCATCTGCTACGGCCACCAGGTCATGGCGCAGGCCCTCGGCGGCGTGGTGGAGAACTCCGACGTCGCCGAGTACGGCGGCACCACCGTCAACGTGGTCGACGGCGGGGTGCTGCTGGCCGGGCTGCCGACCGTCCAGTCGGTGTGGATGTCGCACCGCGACCACACCAGCGCCGCCCCCGCGGGCTTCCGGATCACCGCCCGCACCGACGTGACCCCGGTCGCCGCGATGGAGCACCCCGAGCGCGGCCTGTACGGCGTGCAGTTCCACCCCGAGGTGCTGCACACCGAGCACGGCATGCAGGTGCTGCGGCGCTTCCTGTTCGAGGCGGCCGGCTGCCGCCCCGGCTGGACCATGGTCAACATCGCCGAGGAGGCGATCGAGACGATCCGCGCCCAGGTCGGCGGCAAGCGCGCGATCTGCGGCCTGTCGGGCGGGGTGGACTCCGCGGTCGCCGCCGCGCTCGTGCAGCGCGCCATCGGCTCCCAGCTCACCTGCGTGTTCGTCGACCACGGCCTGCTGCGCAAGGGCGAGGCCGAGCAGGTGGAGAAGGACTTCGTCGCCGCCACCGGCGTGGACCTGCACGTGGTGGACGCCCAGGAGCGGTTCCTGAACGCGCTGGCCGGGGTCACCGACCCGGAGACCAAGCGCAAGATCATCGGCCGGGAGTTCATCCGGGTCTTCGAGGCCGCCGCCCGCGAGATCGTCGAGGCCCACGCGGGCGAGGTCGCCGACGTGGAGTTCCTGGTCCAGGGCACCCTGTACCCCGACGTGGTGGAGTCCGGCGGCGGCACCGGCGCGGCCAACATCAAGTCCCACCACAACGTCGGCGGCCTGCCCGAGGACCTGAAGTTCACGCTGGTCGAGCCGCTGCGCACGCTGTTCAAGGACGAGGTCCGCGCGCTCGGCGAGCAGCTCGGCCTGCCCGCGGAGATCGTCTGGCGCCACCCGTTCCCCGGCCCCGGCCTGGCCATCCGCATCATCGGCGAGGTCACCCGGGAGCGCCTGGACGTGCTGCGCGAGGCCGACGCCATCGCCCGCGAGGAGCTGACCCGCGCCGGACTGGACCGCGACATCTGGCAGTTCCCGGTCGTCCTGCTGGCCGACGTCCGCTCGGTCGGCGTCCAGGGCGACAGCCGCACCTACGGCCACCCGGTGGTGCTGCGCCCGGTCACCAGCGAGGACGCCATGACCGCCGACTGGGCCCGCCTTCCCTACGACGTCCTGCAGCGGATCTCCACCCGGATCACCAACGAGGTCCGCGAGATCAACCGCGTCGTCGTCGACATCACCAGCAAGCCCCCCGGCACCATCGAGTGGGAGTAA